The stretch of DNA ATTTCtgttcctgcagtagtaggtggttcttggcaAAAGGTACCTGTCTCTATGCAAGACTAGCATCGTGCCAAAAGTAACACACAAATTCAaggaacacccccccccccacacacacacacacacacactcttctatTAGCCCAATAAACCTTACCTTGTTTAGTCTAGTTGTCATAAACATTATGTTTTATTCCTCTTGCTTTAAACAAAACTTGCATTAACCATACACTTCTCACAAGGACCAACCAGTTATGTTTAGCGACTTGGTGCATTTAAATTCTGATAGTGACATTCTTGACTTAACTTATCCCTACATTCACTCTGTCGGGCTTCACTCAGGTTTAAAGTAAAGAGTTCTTCTAAAGTACCTGGTATAATCATTATAACAGCATCAATACTGACTGATGTGTTGGCACTGGACACTTCAGTGTTTCAGACGAGTGTGCCATCAAAACTACGCCTCATCAGTGTGGTGTCCAGTGGCCTGGAAGAGGGAGATCAGGTGGTAGAAgtttaaatatagcatttgtAATTGTATACCGCTTGGGTTGTGTTGCATCTCGCTGGAAACTAACCATGcaaatttcattactgcattAGTGGTGTACAGTAGGAAAATGATGTTATGAAtaacttattttaatttgagtccAACTTAATAGATACATctgctttttttaaaaccaCTGAACATGTGCTGTAATCTCAAGCTCTTTTAGCACTTTCATGCTGGGCTAATGAGAACAATGCAGTAGTTTAGCCTATACTAATGACCAGACTGTTAATGAAGTTGGTTCATTCATACGTTTTCtgttcagtgtcacagtgggtcctGAGAGTACCAAGATTACAGGGTGCAAGGCTGAAACGCTCCCTGGGCAgggctccagtccatcacagtaaTGAAGCTCAGTGAATGGCTATTAGTGGAAACATGACTTCCATGCTGCCAAACGTCCTTGCACAATGTACTGGAAACAGCCGCCCTTTTTCCTGAAATTTAATTGATTGGTTAGCTGAAATGTTTGCAGAGATGTATGgattttatagatttttttgtttgttttaaatagtTAAGCACATCAAATATTGCAAGATCTGAATATTGCATTCAGATTAAATGTTAAGTACATATTGATTTGAGAGCAGAAGCAACCCCTTTTTAATACAATAGTTTATTTTTAGAGCCCTTTAAGGTTTTTTTAAGATCCTGCTAACCTTCCACATTGTAAGGCTCATGTGTTGTTAATCTTACTGATAGAAACCTTCAACACTATGAACATTTAGTATGCAGCAGGAGCTCTGTCAACTTCATTAATGACCAAGAATATTGATATTTATAATCTTTGACTTATTTGCCTAAGTGGTACCTACTTTAAGATTTTGTCTGCATGGGTATACTTCTCAAATATAATTCCTTTTGCTCAAAACGGTCATCACATTACAGGATTAGTGCACCCCTGACTGTCATGGGTGCCCCAGTTAACAATACATGTTGTGAATAGTCAGACAATGGCTTTATGGTGCTGATAATGATTGTTTTTGAAAGCTGAGACACATGGCCCAAATTGCTGATGTCTTTGGCTAAGCACTAATCCTCTTTGATCTCCTGGCTCTGTTCTGATTTTCACTTAGATGAGCACACTGAATTACATTTTTGCACATGCATATTTGTCACACATGATTGAGTCAAAAAGGGTTGACATGCAGGGCAAATTCAAATTTGACTGCCCTGGGGTCAGGGGTGGGGCATACAACTGTCCTTGTAAAGCATTACACCCTTATTACAGATTTCTGGGTCCTGAATCTCTACACTGCTGATGCTATTATGTAACTTCTGCAGTATGAGGAAGGGGTGGGCTTTATGTAAATTCCTTATGTCAgacattgtgatgtcacaatgtaCTCCACTAAACAAGGGGCATACTGGGAAATGGTCATCTGGATGTCTATAGAGGCTAAGATTTTAactatgtttatgtattttcttgTCTTTGCTAAGGTCTCTTCAGAGCTGCAGTGCCCAGTGGTGCTTCCACTGGCATCTATGAGGCCCTCGAGCTCCGTGACAATGACAAGACACGTTATCTTGGCAAAGGTGGGATCAGAAAtcaatggaaataaataaataaaaaaacactaacagtTGATAGGAGGAATGAGATTTTGGAACTTGATTTAATTTAGTTTACCAGAGATCTATTTTATCATTTGGACATAAATGACCATCTTAATTgtgcagtttttaaatataatttatgggTCTTATGGTTAAAGGCTAATCTCGTTTAACTCTGATATCTGTAATTAGAAATGGTTCAAACGTAGATATAGCTGCCTCTGTTCTAGAAACCCAGGCTTAATTGAATTACTACCAGAGATATTAAAACTCCTTAGCATTCTTCATTCTTTCTCCTTTCTCGGTCTCTTCTGACCCACAGTCTTTCCTTTTTCTATCAGGGGTGAAAAGAgctgtaaaatatgtaaatgaattCTTGGCCCCAGCTTTGTGTAATCAGGTAAATGTGTGTGACGTAACTGAAGCGAGGGTTTTCTCCCCCTTGCGATAATGAGCATGAGGTGTTGGATTTGCTCTCACAACTAACCTCCAGTAGGCATTCAAAGATTATCACAGACGTCCAGAGAAATACTCATTCTTCGTATGTACTAAATATCTGCCATCAGAAGGGCCTGTTCTGTGATTGTCTAGTGCCAGCTCTGCATGTTTCCCCTCCACATGGGTCAGTGATGGTCTGCTTGTCCCTTGCAGGTGTCTCAAAAGCCGTTGAGCATATCAATAAAACAATTGCACCTGCCCTGGTTAGCCAGGtaggaatatttattttttgactaACAAGTTTGCAATTTTAGCTTTAAAAACAGGTATTGTGTAATGTTTAAGGTGATAATAGTTGTTTTTCCTTTGAAACAGTTGTAGGGGTCATCTTTGGACAGCTTGTCTGTTTTCATGTCATTACTTGATGCTTTGCCCTGTGTTATGACAATAATATTGTAAACGTGCTTAGATTATGCAAGCTGTAATTTTGATCAGAGTTATGCATGtgactttttttctcccctTAATCTCATTGTTTTGCACACTTTAACAAGCCTTTTGCTCATGCTCTTAACTTATTTTTAACCTTGAATGTTGCCCTAAGATCTGATATGGATTACTTTTATGGCTTGTCTCTTATCAAACAGAGCGTGTCCGTCTTGGAGCAGGAGAAGATTGACAAACTGATGCTTGATATGGATGGTACAGAAAACAAATGTAAGCAGATCTTGAGTCTCTATCAATATTatgaaatgttaaataaatgcagaTGAAACAACTGTACAAGGTTATATTGTTCCAGCTTTTAATTTGTTGGCCCTGCTTTTTAAATCTTCAGCAAAGTTTGGCGCTAATGCCATCCTGGGTGTGTCCCTGGCTGTGTGCAAGGCTGGAGCTGCCGAGAAGGGCGTCCCACTCTACCGCCACATTGCTGACCTTGCTGGAAACCCAGAGGTCATCCTCCCCGTCCCTGTAAGATCTTGTTGTGATATTTCTGTCCTTGTGTTACTGCCAGAGAAATATTTCCACTCTTCTTTGTGGCTTGTTCTTTTGCCGTTGTTGTGGGACACAAGTTCTGGCACCACATTAATAGAGTCGTTTGTGCTCCGAAGGCCTTCAACGTTATCAACGGCGGTTCCCACGCTGGTAACAAGCTGGCCATGCAGGAGTTCATGATCCTGCCTGTTGGGGCCAGCAGCTTCAAAGAGGCCATGCGTATTGGTGCCGAGGTCTACCACAACCTGAAAAATGTCATCAAGGAGAAGTATGGCAAGGATGCCACCAATGTGGGAGATGAGGGTGGCTTTGCTCCCAACATACTGGAGAACAAGGAAGGTGAGTGtcccctccccccaccaccTGTATGGTGAGATTGGTCTCAAAATACTCTGCAGATGTGTAAATATTAAACACGATTCACagatgaatacatcccaatctgtctctcggtctgcagtttgtacagttacattcataaatacatgtttggTTTTCATGGATAACATAATTTCAtatgaaaataaacaatttttaaatttacattgaatatatcTGTAAAGTCAGTCTCAAATTTGagatgtatttgtaaattgtagaatCTTCATTTGTGGCTCAAGTCACTCATGTCCTCTCTCAGGTCACATTTCACctgatccaaatacaaatgtgaCCATGCCACCATTAGACACAGATTGGGGTGAAACAtttgtatattaatatttacgCCTCTGTAAGGtattgagactaatctctctccatgcTCCTGCTGCAGTGTAATACCACATACAACCACTAGTCCCAGTGTGCACAACATTGCTGAAAGGCAaataatgaatggaagtctTGCTGCCAGGTAGTAGTTTAGTTTTGCCtcccaaaaaatgtttttaatcatgAGAATTATTTAAATCAAGGCAGATTTAGTTCAGTACAGttgtctccttctctctccccttAACTACACCTTCTGCATGAGACCACCCACCACATGCTGTGAGTTTACCCCAGGCACTAAATTTAGGGACTTAAATGGGGGAATTCCTTCCCTGAGGCAGCAGATGGTTTCTACATTTAGTCCTGGCCCCTGAATGGCTGTAGGCCGGCCAGGTACCTGCACTATGACCTGCTCTAGGGTACATGTGCTGAGTGTGCAAAATGCCTCTCCAATATTGGGCCTCCATTATCAGTTGAACTTCACCCTGTTCTacctactttttatttttttcccctccccccACCACAAGTTCATTTTGTGAGGATTAGTTTTGCAGATGCATTTTCTTTCTATTCTAGCTCTTGAACTGCTAAAGAACGCCATCGGCAAGGCTGGCTACACTGACAAGATCGTCATTGGCATGGATGTGGCTGCCTCAGAGTTttacaagggtggcaagtacgATCTGGACTTCAAGTCACCTGATGACCCCAGCCGCTATATCACTCCTGACCAGCTGGCTGACCTCTACAAGAGCTTTGTGAAGGATTATCCTGGTCAGTTTTCCTAAGCTATTGAACTAATGGCACTGTATAATGGTGGTTTTTGTGTCCCCCATGGTCTATTCACAGCTTGCCGTCAGCTAGTCTGAGATGTGACTTGTGTATATTTAGACCCTGATTCACAATGTATTGTCAATCCGTTGTAGCACTCCTGATATGAAGTCTTAATTAATCTGGGAATGTTAAGGCTGTACTCACTTTGTATGTTTCTTAGAGCTTATCTTGACCAACTACTGTCAAAGACTTGAGTAGCCCAAGACTTTAATTGGTTAACAGCCTGAAGCCAATTAACTGAGCCATGCTAATGTGCTCTAACCCATCACTACATGGCTCTGAACTCTCACTGTAGCCTGGGGGTTTACATGTGATCTGTTTAGCTTTAATGGAATGCTGCCCTCAATATACTAGATGTAATAGCTATTTAAAAGTTGTCTCTCTTGCGTTTTGAGATGCAGTTGGATCATCTACTAGCAGAATGAATAAGGGTaacttgtctctgtgtgtgttcagttgtCTCCATTGAGGATCCATTTGACCAGGATGACTGGGAGGCCTGGTCCAAGTTCACCGGCAGCACGAGCATCCAGGTGGTGGGTGATGATCTGACTGTGACCAACCCCAAGCGTATTGCTAAGGCTGTGTCAGATAAGGCTTGCAACTGCCTGCTACTTAAGGTCAATCAGATCGGCAGTGTCACAGAGTCCCTGCAGGCGTAAGTGGCCACAAACTGGTTGTACACATAATTAAAAGTACACGGAGCTGTGATGCTCAACCCAGTGTTTTTGTCTCCCCCTCCGCCCCCACCTCGtcttctctgtttctcactcttTAGCTGTAAATTGGCCCAGTCCAACGGCTGGGGTGTGATGGTCAGTCATCGTTCTGGAGAGACTGAGGACACCTTCATTGCTGACCTTGTGGTTGGCCTCTGCACTGGCCAGGTGAGAGTACAACATATTTAAGTTGATTCATTTCAAGCCCCAAGTGGTTTGGGATGGAGTTTTGTTGTTCaaatgaaggaaaaatgtaCATAGTCTTACATGTATGTGTCTGTCGTAGATCAAGACTGGAGCCCCCTGCCGATCAGAGCGTCTGGCCAAGTATAATCAGCTGCTAAGGTGAGGTCACCATCTGCTACTCTACAAACAATGGATCACTTGTTTCTATGTCATACAACTCCCATGTAGCAGCATAAGGTTTTTATTGCTCACAgcttttatataatatttctaTAGTGTTAAGTTTGCTCATCATACAATGAGCCTTTAAAATCTCTCCAGTTGGACAATAGCAAATTTAATTATTGTTGTGGTTCAAAACCACTTAAATTCATACTTGGTAGAGAAGAAACAGGAATGTTTAAATGTAATCCTTGTGTACCAGAGAAATTCCAGCAGTTATGCAACAAATtcacaacataaataaaataaacaccatAAAGGAAGTCGATTGATTAGGTCTGGCACAACCTAGATTTCATTGTTTAAAAGTTTACAACACTGTTTTGAATTGACTCTGCAGGATCGAGGAGGAGCTTGGAGACAAGGCCCGCTTTGCTGGCCAGAACTTCAGGAAGCCCATCTGAGGAGGAGGCCTTTTCTTGGGCCTTTGTCTctaccacactctcacacccacacatagAGCCACgcaaaaatctctctctctccagaccGGAGGGTGGTTGGAAATGCATTGAAATTCAAGGTCCAAGTCTGTAGGCTATGGCACACCGCTTCTGTGCCAACAAGTACTCCCATCCTTCTATGCTTTGGCACTCAAATAGCACTGGTCctttgtgtctttctgtgagAGATTTTGTTTTGCTTCTTGTAAGTTGTAGTGAATCTGGTCCTCTTGAGTATTTTAGTAACCAATTGTTGTTCAGTGTGCTAAGTACGTACATTGTGTTGCCTTTTGAAAATCTGTTGCTGTAAAGCGTGGCATACCAACAAATAAAGTATACCCAAGTGGAAGAGTGCTCGGATAGTGTTtggtgattatttattattatttctcctCTCCTCACCCCATGATCATGTGGCTGCAATTTAATTTTACCAGTTTATTCTAAAGAGAGCGGTGTTTAAAAAGGGCATCAGCACAAACTCATACAATAGACTGTTTACTCAGAGACCTGTTTGGCAGTAACATGAGATCAGAGGAAAATAAACCCTGATGTTTGATTCAGGTAAGGAAATATATCCTACTGGAGGCTGTGGAGTGTAAAGTACAGGCAACAATGGTTGCCTAGGTAGTTCACATAATCCCTCACACAAGCGTGCCAAATGAACACTTTCTGGCTTTGAGGTGATGTTAAAAGGTGAATGAGAAACTTAAGGGGTCTAGTACTAACGAGTGTTTCATTTTGGTTATGGTGAGGGGGGGCCTCTTTTCATTGTCAAATTGTTACTGTGGTGGTACACCTAGGGTATATTTTAATACccttttaattagggaacatgagGTACAATTATTACAAATGTAGATCTTTATACACCCTGTTTCATACCTCAGACTAACAAGCAAGCTTGGTCTTCTGCAAATTAGTTTTAGGCTCATTTGTGAATTCCCCTGAGCACTGCATTCTTTGTCCACACTCTTAGAGTTATAAACGCTGGGTGTGCACAGTGGAATGACTGTGTGCACATTTTAAGTAACTGAATTAACTAATCAGCAGCATCAGCAAACTTGGTGGACATAGTTTAACACACAGTTGATTACAATATTTATCTCTAGTCATGTGTGCCACCTAGTGGGCTGTCTAGGCTCTTTTAGGCTTTATGAATCTAATAGCATCTAAAATATTTCAAAACCTTTCGTTCTAAAATGAGTTTACACTTGATTTCTACGTATTTCTAAACATCTACCAATCAacagtatttttaaaacattagaaaagttaTTTCGAATTTAACTCTATatatgggcttttattttatttttgctttttagggcttttattttgcattGGTTTATTCAGTTGCATctaattcaaattaaaaatatgataGTGGTTCATTAACATTGATCAAGTTAAACCCAACTCCTCTTCCACACTCGTCTGTGCGTCTGCACTGCCCTCTGCTGCACGTCTAAAGTATTGCAGCATCATGGAAGTCATACTTGTTTTTAGTGGATCAACAGTTCTGAATCTGCTAACGTTTGCATTGTCTACATAAACACGCAGTTCAGTAAACATGGACCTCTATGGCAATGATTTATCAGTTCTCATAAATATAGAACACATTGTTACATTTCTAGAGACTAACTGTGTTGCACATAAAACAATAAGTGGTATTTAAGGGAACAATCATCCATTTTCTAATCATTCTGCTTCATGAAACGGCTATTGTACTGACCCCTTGTGGCCTGAATGGATCACTTACATAACGTTTGGTGTTTTCCTGATGATTTATTTTTGGTGCAAccattatatttataaataataaattattttaattattaattatattattataatatctcaggTAAAATCACTCAGCGCTAACTCCATGCTAGCACTGTAGGGCGGAGGACTAATGACTTGAAatccacagtcacacagagcccAGTGCTCAATTTGCTTCAACATACTTGTGTTTCTCAAAGTGGTTTAGGTTTATAGTGATTGTAACAATATTAATGATCGAAATTAGCTGATTTATTCTTAATATACATCAGAAAGTGTGACCTCTTAAAGCCATTATAAAAACACCTGCAGGTAGATTAGCAGATTTTATACAGACAGTGTTACAGCTGCTTTTGTATCTTCAGTAAGAGGTTGTTTCAGAAGGATATTTACTGTCAGTCTGCAGAAGCAATGCCCAGTTACCATCATTTGTACAATCCGtttattgtaatgtttttacAGTCTAAATGTTCTATGACAAATTCTAACTATCTATTATAGTTATACTATTATTTCCAGCACATTCTTTCCTTTAAAACATTCACTAAAAAAGACATTCTGGTTTTCTAGAGAACAGTATTTCTCTAATGTGGAGAAATGCTGTTCCctctgctttgtttatgttcagaagctctgcgtcttttaaggttaAACggtatgtttaataaaaaacactgctgtttgcATGTGGCTGATGTTTAAATTGTCTGTACATTTGTATTCACTCTTTGATTAACCACAGACACTAAGCCATGTCCTGAATTTGAAAGTTTTTTTGAATAAGATCCAGAAGTTTAACAGGAAGGAGTCTTGGAAATGTATTGTACAATCATTATTTCAT from Hoplias malabaricus isolate fHopMal1 chromosome 5, fHopMal1.hap1, whole genome shotgun sequence encodes:
- the eno1a gene encoding enolase 1a, (alpha), whose translation is MSILKVQAREIFDSRGNPTVEVDLYTKKGLFRAAVPSGASTGIYEALELRDNDKTRYLGKGVSKAVEHINKTIAPALVSQSVSVLEQEKIDKLMLDMDGTENKSKFGANAILGVSLAVCKAGAAEKGVPLYRHIADLAGNPEVILPVPAFNVINGGSHAGNKLAMQEFMILPVGASSFKEAMRIGAEVYHNLKNVIKEKYGKDATNVGDEGGFAPNILENKEALELLKNAIGKAGYTDKIVIGMDVAASEFYKGGKYDLDFKSPDDPSRYITPDQLADLYKSFVKDYPVVSIEDPFDQDDWEAWSKFTGSTSIQVVGDDLTVTNPKRIAKAVSDKACNCLLLKVNQIGSVTESLQACKLAQSNGWGVMVSHRSGETEDTFIADLVVGLCTGQIKTGAPCRSERLAKYNQLLRIEEELGDKARFAGQNFRKPI